In Paenibacillus sp. FSL R7-0345, a single window of DNA contains:
- a CDS encoding YlaH-like family protein: MQSWFADHPIIAYIVIFVLLTYVYNRVFRVNQKLPLGKEIVLYLMMALGSGMLLIFQHDKLPIIQCLLVAVGLMLLVRVRYMVEARQKRKAAAPDKQR, translated from the coding sequence GTGCAGAGCTGGTTCGCTGATCATCCGATAATCGCTTATATCGTTATTTTTGTTTTACTGACTTATGTGTATAACCGTGTCTTCCGTGTGAATCAAAAGCTTCCGCTAGGCAAGGAGATTGTACTGTACCTGATGATGGCGCTCGGCTCCGGTATGCTGCTGATCTTTCAGCATGACAAGCTGCCGATTATCCAGTGCCTGCTTGTAGCAGTAGGTCTTATGCTGCTGGTAAGGGTCCGCTATATGGTGGAGGCCCGGCAGAAACGGAAGGCTGCAGCGCCGGACAAACAACGGTAA
- the typA gene encoding translational GTPase TypA yields the protein MHSRTEIRNIAIIAHVDHGKTTLVDQLLQQSGIFSAHETLQERAMDSNDLERERGITILAKNTAITYKEFLINIVDTPGHADFGGEVERIMKMVDGVLLVVDAYEGCMPQTKFVLRKALEQNLTPIVVVNKIDRPAARPKEVIDEVLDLFIELEANDDQLEFPVVYASALNGTSSLDPEKQDDNMQALYDTITKYIPSPTEKVDEPLQFLVTLMDYNEYLGRIAVGRVNRGIIKQGQSVTVIMRDGKSKTARIEKLFGFQGLKRVETEEAGAGDIVAIAGIKDINIGETIADPANPEALPVLKIDEPTMQMTFLVNNSPFAGKEGKWVTSRKLRERLFKELETDVSLRVDETDSPDAFVVSGRGELHLGILIENMRREGYEMQVSKPEVIVKEIDGAKMEPLERLLIDIPEESMGSVMESLGTRKAEMVNMINNGTGQVRLEFLIPARGLIGYNTHFLTLTRGYGVMNHAFDSYAPLIGGQVGGRHQGVLVSSETGTTTFYGMMGVEDRGILFLEPGTDIYEGMIVGEHTRDNDIIVNICKEKALTNVRSATKDETVKMKTPRMFSLEGALEYLNDDEYCEITPKSVRLRKKILNKGERERAEKQRKQAQASQA from the coding sequence ATGCATTCAAGAACAGAAATCCGCAATATCGCGATTATTGCCCACGTTGACCATGGTAAAACAACGCTCGTCGATCAGCTGCTGCAGCAATCCGGTATTTTCAGCGCCCATGAAACCCTGCAGGAACGTGCTATGGACTCTAACGACCTGGAGCGGGAACGCGGTATCACGATCCTTGCCAAAAATACAGCAATTACCTATAAAGAGTTCCTGATCAACATCGTAGATACACCGGGCCATGCTGACTTCGGCGGCGAAGTGGAACGGATTATGAAGATGGTTGACGGCGTACTGCTCGTTGTTGATGCTTATGAAGGCTGCATGCCGCAGACGAAGTTCGTTCTGCGCAAAGCGCTGGAGCAGAACCTGACACCAATTGTTGTTGTAAACAAGATTGACCGTCCGGCTGCCCGTCCGAAGGAAGTTATCGACGAAGTACTGGATCTGTTCATTGAGCTTGAAGCAAACGATGACCAGCTGGAATTCCCGGTTGTATATGCTTCCGCGCTTAACGGAACATCGAGCCTTGATCCTGAGAAACAGGACGATAACATGCAGGCACTTTATGACACCATCACCAAGTACATCCCGTCTCCAACCGAAAAAGTTGACGAGCCGCTGCAGTTCCTGGTAACCCTGATGGATTACAACGAATATCTGGGACGTATCGCTGTTGGACGTGTTAACCGCGGTATTATCAAGCAAGGCCAGTCCGTAACAGTTATTATGCGTGACGGCAAGAGTAAAACTGCCCGTATCGAGAAGCTGTTCGGCTTCCAGGGCCTGAAGCGTGTTGAAACCGAAGAGGCCGGTGCAGGCGATATCGTCGCAATTGCCGGAATCAAGGATATCAACATTGGTGAAACGATTGCTGATCCGGCTAACCCTGAAGCGCTGCCGGTTCTGAAAATTGATGAGCCTACTATGCAAATGACGTTCCTCGTGAACAACAGCCCGTTTGCAGGTAAAGAAGGTAAATGGGTAACTTCCCGTAAACTGCGTGAGCGTCTGTTCAAAGAGCTTGAAACAGATGTCAGCTTGCGTGTAGATGAAACAGACAGTCCTGACGCATTTGTCGTATCCGGCCGCGGTGAGCTTCACCTGGGTATCCTGATCGAGAATATGCGCCGTGAAGGCTATGAAATGCAGGTTTCCAAGCCTGAGGTTATCGTGAAGGAAATCGACGGAGCCAAGATGGAGCCGCTTGAGCGCCTGCTCATCGATATTCCGGAAGAGAGCATGGGCTCCGTTATGGAGAGCCTTGGAACTCGCAAAGCTGAAATGGTTAACATGATCAATAACGGTACCGGCCAGGTACGTCTGGAATTCCTGATTCCGGCACGCGGACTGATCGGTTATAATACACACTTCCTGACGCTGACACGCGGTTATGGCGTAATGAACCATGCGTTCGACAGCTATGCTCCATTGATTGGCGGCCAGGTTGGCGGACGTCATCAGGGCGTACTTGTATCCAGCGAAACCGGAACAACTACATTCTACGGCATGATGGGTGTTGAAGACCGCGGTATTCTGTTCCTGGAGCCGGGTACTGACATCTACGAAGGTATGATCGTTGGTGAACACACCCGTGATAACGACATTATCGTTAACATCTGTAAGGAGAAAGCACTGACTAACGTGCGTTCTGCTACCAAGGATGAAACGGTAAAAATGAAAACTCCGCGTATGTTCTCACTGGAAGGTGCACTTGAGTACCTGAATGATGATGAATATTGTGAAATCACGCCTAAATCCGTACGTCTGCGCAAGAAGATCCTTAACAAGGGTGAGCGCGAGCGTGCAGAGAAGCAGCGTAAGCAGGCTCAAGCTAGCCAGGCTTAA
- a CDS encoding TerC family protein, which produces MDSIVLLGQILMINLVLSGDNAMVIAMASKNLPEKHRKLAVWWGAAGAVALRCVLTFAAVLLLQIPYIQAGGGILLLWIAFKLLLEEEDEVTVRDEGSSVWRSIRTILLADFVMSLDNVLAIAGIAKGDLALIVIGIMLSIPIVVWGSGLIVGWLHRFPVLVYIGAFILAHTAGDMLLHDAKFGLVISFFLPSYHTLLPIALGIIVVLTGVFRKRLVSA; this is translated from the coding sequence ATGGATTCGATAGTTTTGCTTGGTCAAATTCTGATGATCAATCTTGTGCTGAGCGGGGACAATGCGATGGTGATCGCGATGGCCAGCAAAAATCTGCCCGAGAAGCACAGGAAGCTGGCTGTCTGGTGGGGGGCTGCAGGAGCTGTGGCCCTGCGCTGCGTGCTGACCTTTGCCGCTGTGCTGCTGCTCCAGATCCCCTATATCCAAGCCGGCGGAGGGATTCTGCTGCTGTGGATTGCCTTCAAGCTGCTGCTGGAGGAAGAGGATGAGGTCACGGTCCGTGATGAGGGCTCAAGCGTATGGAGATCGATCCGTACCATCCTGCTGGCCGACTTCGTCATGAGCCTGGACAATGTACTGGCCATTGCCGGGATAGCCAAAGGGGATCTGGCACTGATTGTCATCGGGATCATGCTCAGTATTCCGATTGTCGTGTGGGGAAGCGGTCTTATTGTAGGCTGGCTGCACCGTTTTCCGGTTCTGGTCTACATCGGGGCATTTATTCTCGCGCATACTGCGGGGGATATGCTGCTGCATGATGCCAAGTTCGGGCTGGTCATTTCGTTCTTCCTGCCTTCCTACCACACCCTCCTTCCAATTGCCCTGGGCATCATTGTTGTCCTGACAGGCGTATTCAGGAAAAGGCTGGTATCGGCCTGA
- the thiI gene encoding tRNA uracil 4-sulfurtransferase ThiI, with protein MMRENGTEAAAGRGSSIDYADMLLLRFGEFTLKGKNRNRFEKTVLRHVKEMVKPYPKAVLSKEFGRIYVTLNGEPGRELAEALKNVFGIASISPVKVSRSDFDEILAASRSFLEIIAPPQGTTFKVSARRVWKDFPHGSIEMNKLISTPLLQGYPGLLVDVKSPALELKLEIREGSTYIFCDQIDGVGGFPLGTNGKAMLLLSGGIDSPVAAWSSMRRGLEVECVHFYSYPYTSELARQKVVDLARVLSRYAGVIKLHLVPFTEVQTSFTGIGQDNLIITLMRRAMLRITTQLAEREGALAIVTGDSLGQVASQTLSSMNVIGRATPLPLLRPLVMMDKSDIVELSQRIGTYDLSILPYEDCCTLFVPKSPTTNPNLRIIDKIEATLPGYSARLDEAVAGTETITITPYGDEKPHDLVPAQSGLQEEWF; from the coding sequence ATGATGAGAGAGAATGGGACTGAAGCCGCGGCAGGCCGCGGAAGCAGTATAGATTATGCGGATATGCTGCTGCTGCGCTTCGGGGAGTTTACACTAAAGGGCAAGAACCGCAACCGGTTTGAGAAGACCGTGCTGCGCCATGTCAAAGAGATGGTGAAGCCTTATCCTAAGGCTGTGCTTAGCAAGGAATTCGGGAGGATTTATGTCACGCTGAACGGGGAACCCGGGCGTGAGCTGGCCGAAGCGCTGAAGAATGTGTTCGGCATCGCTTCCATCAGTCCGGTCAAGGTTTCGCGCTCGGATTTTGACGAGATTCTGGCTGCCAGCCGCAGCTTCCTGGAGATTATTGCCCCGCCTCAGGGGACTACCTTCAAGGTGAGCGCACGGCGTGTGTGGAAAGACTTCCCGCACGGCTCCATTGAAATGAATAAGCTGATTTCCACCCCGCTGCTGCAGGGTTATCCGGGACTGCTGGTTGATGTGAAATCGCCAGCGCTTGAGCTGAAGCTGGAAATCCGTGAGGGGTCTACGTATATCTTCTGCGATCAGATTGACGGTGTCGGCGGATTTCCGCTGGGAACGAACGGAAAGGCGATGCTGCTTCTGTCCGGCGGCATCGACAGTCCGGTAGCAGCCTGGTCCTCGATGCGCCGGGGGCTGGAAGTGGAATGTGTCCACTTCTACAGCTACCCGTATACAAGTGAGCTTGCCCGCCAGAAGGTTGTTGATCTGGCGCGTGTACTGTCGCGTTATGCAGGGGTAATCAAGCTGCACCTGGTTCCGTTCACCGAGGTGCAGACCTCTTTTACCGGAATCGGGCAGGATAACCTGATCATTACGCTGATGCGGCGGGCGATGCTGAGAATTACGACCCAGCTCGCAGAGCGGGAAGGCGCGCTTGCGATAGTAACGGGTGACAGCCTGGGGCAGGTGGCCAGCCAGACCTTGTCCAGCATGAATGTTATCGGCCGCGCCACACCGCTGCCGCTGCTCCGCCCGCTCGTGATGATGGATAAGAGCGATATTGTGGAGCTTTCACAGAGAATCGGAACGTATGACCTGTCGATTTTGCCATATGAAGATTGTTGTACTCTGTTTGTTCCGAAATCGCCCACAACCAACCCGAACCTGCGGATTATTGATAAAATCGAGGCAACCCTGCCCGGATACTCAGCCCGGCTGGATGAAGCGGTCGCAGGAACAGAGACGATCACCATAACCCCCTACGGTGATGAAAAGCCGCATGACCTTGTGCCTGCCCAGTCAGGGCTGCAGGAGGAATGGTTCTAG
- a CDS encoding cysteine desulfurase family protein — MLYWDYAAATPPYEEVVQTMGQIMGLHYANPSSLHRAGMEADRLLTRSREVCAAALGAAPHEIMFTSGATESNNLAVKGAALQYQSRGRHIVTTQIEHPSVYESCLQLQALGWEVTFVAPDSNGVVDPACIAEAVRKDTVLVSVMHVNNETGAVQPLAEIGRLVKAANHRTLLHVDGVQGFGKLPTELKKWQADLYCLSAHKLRGPRGVGILYVREGITLFPLLTGGSQEQGARAGTENVAAIVASAKAVRMSAENREAYNKQIIPLRNRLLDFLSGIPEFVVNSSRDGAPHIVHFSYPAVNGEVMARKLEELGMTVATRSACSSRLAEPSRILLAMGRDAAAALGGVRISLGDAHAQADIAALEQALLAAVQALKIGERGRTE, encoded by the coding sequence ATGCTGTACTGGGATTATGCCGCAGCAACCCCGCCTTATGAGGAAGTGGTCCAGACAATGGGCCAGATCATGGGGCTTCATTATGCCAACCCTTCCTCCCTGCACCGCGCAGGCATGGAAGCAGACCGGCTGCTTACCCGCTCCAGAGAGGTATGTGCAGCCGCGCTAGGGGCAGCTCCGCACGAAATTATGTTCACCTCGGGAGCCACGGAGAGCAATAACCTTGCTGTTAAAGGTGCTGCCCTGCAGTACCAGAGCAGGGGACGCCATATCGTTACTACGCAGATCGAGCATCCTTCTGTGTATGAAAGCTGCCTGCAGCTGCAGGCGCTGGGCTGGGAGGTTACCTTTGTTGCTCCTGACAGCAACGGGGTGGTAGATCCTGCCTGTATTGCCGAAGCAGTCCGGAAGGACACCGTTCTGGTCAGCGTGATGCATGTCAACAATGAGACCGGGGCTGTACAGCCGCTGGCGGAGATCGGGCGGCTGGTCAAGGCCGCCAATCACCGCACGCTGCTGCATGTCGATGGCGTGCAGGGCTTCGGAAAGCTGCCAACTGAGCTGAAAAAATGGCAGGCTGATCTGTACTGCCTGTCTGCCCATAAGCTCCGCGGCCCGCGCGGGGTTGGCATTCTGTATGTCAGAGAGGGCATCACACTGTTCCCGCTGCTTACCGGAGGGTCACAGGAGCAGGGGGCGCGCGCAGGCACGGAGAACGTAGCCGCGATCGTTGCCTCGGCCAAGGCAGTTCGCATGAGTGCAGAAAACAGGGAAGCTTATAATAAGCAGATTATACCGCTGCGGAACCGGCTGCTGGATTTTTTATCCGGTATTCCGGAATTTGTGGTGAACAGCAGCAGAGACGGGGCGCCGCATATTGTGCATTTTTCCTATCCGGCCGTTAATGGCGAAGTGATGGCCCGTAAGCTGGAAGAGCTCGGAATGACGGTCGCTACCCGGTCCGCTTGTTCCTCCCGGCTGGCGGAGCCGAGCCGGATCCTGCTGGCGATGGGCAGGGATGCCGCCGCCGCGCTCGGCGGGGTGCGCATCAGCCTGGGCGATGCCCATGCACAGGCTGATATAGCAGCTTTGGAGCAGGCGCTGCTGGCTGCTGTACAGGCATTGAAGATTGGAGAGAGGGGCAGAACGGAATGA
- a CDS encoding lytic transglycosylase domain-containing protein, giving the protein MSIDPAAASGLGQLKWVNLRSSTGLPAGKSTAEAPGSSKSEFAATLKQLTAQPADGSNPSGAAILTDSAALSSLIWQQLGATSVGYGSVSDGTTETVPTDYEELIQTASAKYGVPADLIKAVIDTESSFNPNVVSSAGAKGLMQLMDGTANGLGVSDPFDPAQNIDGGVRYLSYQLKRYDGEEKMALAAYNAGPGRVSKLGVSNDEELMQKLSQLPKETQAYITKIDRARAEYAL; this is encoded by the coding sequence ATGAGTATAGATCCAGCGGCAGCAAGCGGACTTGGGCAGCTGAAATGGGTGAACCTGCGCTCAAGCACCGGATTGCCCGCCGGAAAAAGCACGGCTGAAGCTCCGGGCTCGTCCAAATCCGAATTTGCTGCTACGCTGAAGCAGCTTACCGCGCAGCCAGCGGACGGAAGCAACCCTTCAGGAGCAGCTATACTTACAGACAGTGCAGCGCTCAGCAGCCTGATCTGGCAGCAGCTTGGTGCAACGAGCGTCGGGTACGGCAGTGTCTCTGATGGTACTACCGAAACTGTACCCACGGATTATGAAGAGCTGATTCAGACGGCGAGTGCCAAATACGGCGTACCGGCTGACCTGATCAAAGCGGTGATCGACACGGAGTCCTCGTTTAACCCGAATGTAGTCTCATCGGCAGGAGCCAAAGGGCTGATGCAGCTGATGGATGGAACGGCGAACGGGCTGGGCGTATCCGATCCGTTTGATCCGGCCCAGAATATCGACGGCGGTGTACGTTATCTGTCCTATCAGCTGAAGCGTTATGACGGAGAAGAGAAGATGGCGCTGGCCGCATATAATGCCGGACCGGGACGGGTGAGCAAGCTTGGGGTAAGCAATGATGAAGAGCTGATGCAGAAGCTGAGCCAGCTTCCCAAGGAAACCCAGGCCTACATTACCAAAATTGACCGCGCCCGCGCGGAATACGCGCTATAA
- a CDS encoding DUF1540 domain-containing protein produces MSNAKPLVRCSVSNCHYWGSQNVCRAEEIVIEIDKHAGSAFKEEYAEELTSRGKHHDHAGTSSATCCLTFKPGE; encoded by the coding sequence ATGTCAAACGCCAAACCGCTTGTAAGATGCAGCGTCAGCAATTGCCATTATTGGGGTTCACAAAATGTATGCCGGGCCGAGGAAATTGTCATTGAGATCGACAAGCATGCAGGCAGCGCCTTCAAGGAAGAATATGCCGAAGAGCTGACAAGCCGTGGCAAGCACCATGATCACGCCGGTACATCGTCTGCAACCTGCTGTCTGACCTTTAAGCCGGGCGAGTAG
- a CDS encoding YpuI family protein, which translates to MSAANVQKLCETTREKLKTVIGKMELFLNNHALPQLVTEEDEETVAFYQGFLSDLRHLLVFSEMSYEKLGVALRRATFDQDFAQKALYNVYHYGVNNFFYPKNESYSEDGRYAYTGQDAIRFRKKPVRPARDIIMEITKVYEELRDDLNYYENDYLTEKRMQNQV; encoded by the coding sequence ATGTCAGCAGCTAATGTGCAGAAACTATGTGAAACGACGAGAGAGAAATTGAAAACCGTAATCGGAAAAATGGAACTATTCCTGAACAATCATGCGCTGCCTCAGCTGGTAACGGAAGAGGATGAGGAAACAGTAGCATTTTATCAAGGCTTTCTGTCCGATCTCCGCCATCTGCTGGTTTTCTCCGAAATGTCTTACGAGAAGCTCGGAGTGGCCTTGCGCCGCGCTACATTTGATCAGGATTTCGCGCAAAAAGCGCTTTACAACGTATATCATTACGGAGTGAACAACTTCTTTTATCCAAAAAATGAAAGCTATTCCGAAGACGGGCGTTACGCTTATACAGGCCAGGATGCCATCCGCTTCCGCAAAAAGCCTGTCCGTCCGGCACGCGACATTATTATGGAGATCACCAAGGTGTACGAAGAGCTGCGGGATGATCTTAATTACTACGAAAACGATTATCTGACCGAAAAACGCATGCAGAACCAGGTATAA
- a CDS encoding S8 family peptidase, with amino-acid sequence MSRKNMTVAGLMTAAFTVILLTFLLRPTEETKPRQAALPAVPGPVQEKTIKKTSLVQDVSATDRLNRTDVSKHLRTMLAETHGALPRDISAYAKRLQQGHGHITMLMWIDYQNHKTSTFKSSLPEGTDQENKQLLKYLNTAKAAIKGHQSYESPSFIIGDKKYYFTAQRDQEGKIGVIALISQNILDRVADHQLKNLRLIPYPKEGKYRVESVHADTLKDITVKTGHDNENASHFYENEIVVRFKNGHPTPGQLQTISADIRCKQPRKLGYAYIFRSDKLNYSRLKTYFENKWSPEYTEPHYMYLTNDTPYENTGTGVVTPNDLLFSTYQWNLPAIETEQGWNLSKGSKEVVVAVVDTGVQASHPDLQGQLLTGYNAISNGSVPDDDVGHGTHVAGIIGAVINNEEGVAGISWYNKILPVKALDNSGAGTTYSVAEGIIWAADNGAKVINLSLGNYADSQFLHDAIKYAYDRDVVIVSAAGNDNTERPGYPAAYEEVLAVAATNAAGERASFSNYGDYIDVAAPGESIASTYPDNQYAALSGTSMASPHVAALAGLVRSLNPELTNKEVMELMTANAVDLGEAGHDKYYGWGQVDIYKTLRAAGGSDVPLQLFPQHVGRQLKSMQENPDNVH; translated from the coding sequence ATGTCCCGAAAAAATATGACTGTCGCCGGTCTGATGACCGCTGCGTTCACTGTGATTCTGCTTACTTTTCTGCTTCGCCCCACTGAAGAAACGAAGCCGAGGCAGGCAGCCCTCCCCGCGGTTCCCGGTCCTGTGCAGGAGAAGACCATCAAGAAGACCTCTCTCGTTCAGGATGTCAGCGCTACCGACCGCTTGAACCGGACTGATGTCAGTAAACATCTGCGGACCATGCTAGCCGAAACGCACGGTGCGCTTCCCCGGGATATTTCAGCATATGCCAAGCGCCTGCAGCAGGGACACGGGCATATCACCATGCTCATGTGGATTGATTATCAGAACCACAAGACAAGCACATTCAAATCTTCGCTGCCGGAAGGCACCGACCAGGAGAACAAACAGCTGCTGAAATACCTGAATACGGCAAAAGCCGCGATCAAAGGCCACCAGTCGTATGAATCGCCTTCTTTTATAATCGGAGATAAAAAGTATTACTTTACAGCCCAGCGTGACCAGGAGGGCAAGATCGGTGTCATCGCTTTAATCAGCCAGAATATTCTGGACCGAGTGGCCGATCATCAGCTCAAAAATCTGCGCCTGATCCCATATCCGAAGGAAGGCAAATACCGGGTTGAATCGGTCCATGCCGATACCCTGAAGGATATCACGGTTAAAACGGGCCATGACAATGAGAATGCCAGCCATTTTTACGAAAATGAAATTGTTGTCCGTTTCAAAAACGGCCATCCAACGCCAGGCCAGCTTCAGACAATATCCGCAGATATCCGCTGCAAGCAGCCGCGCAAGCTGGGGTATGCCTATATTTTCCGCTCGGATAAACTGAATTACTCCCGGCTCAAAACCTATTTCGAGAACAAGTGGAGTCCGGAATATACAGAGCCCCACTATATGTATTTAACCAATGATACCCCGTACGAAAATACCGGCACTGGAGTCGTTACACCTAACGACCTGCTGTTCTCCACCTATCAGTGGAACCTGCCGGCTATTGAAACCGAACAGGGGTGGAATTTGTCAAAAGGGAGCAAGGAGGTGGTCGTCGCGGTAGTGGACACCGGGGTCCAGGCGAGCCATCCTGATCTGCAGGGCCAGCTGCTGACCGGCTATAATGCCATCAGCAACGGTTCTGTACCGGATGATGATGTAGGACATGGAACGCATGTAGCCGGCATTATCGGCGCCGTTATCAACAACGAGGAAGGTGTGGCCGGCATCAGCTGGTATAACAAGATTCTTCCGGTAAAAGCGCTCGACAACTCCGGTGCGGGTACCACCTATTCTGTTGCCGAAGGTATTATCTGGGCTGCCGACAACGGGGCCAAGGTCATCAACCTGAGCCTTGGCAACTATGCGGATTCGCAGTTTCTGCATGATGCAATTAAATATGCGTATGACCGGGATGTGGTCATCGTCTCTGCCGCAGGCAATGACAACACGGAGCGCCCGGGCTATCCGGCCGCTTACGAGGAAGTTCTGGCTGTGGCCGCCACCAACGCTGCAGGTGAAAGAGCCTCTTTTTCCAATTATGGGGATTATATTGATGTAGCCGCTCCCGGCGAAAGCATTGCCAGCACCTATCCGGATAACCAGTATGCCGCCCTCTCCGGCACATCCATGGCCAGTCCGCATGTAGCTGCGCTTGCAGGGCTGGTCCGTTCACTCAATCCGGAGCTGACCAACAAAGAGGTTATGGAGCTGATGACCGCAAATGCTGTTGATCTGGGTGAAGCCGGTCATGATAAATATTACGGCTGGGGCCAGGTGGATATTTACAAGACGCTGCGGGCCGCAGGCGGCAGCGATGTGCCGCTGCAGCTGTTTCCGCAGCATGTCGGCCGGCAGCTGAAGAGTATGCAGGAGAACCCGGACAATGTTCATTAA
- a CDS encoding PLP-dependent aminotransferase family protein, protein MHIDLIRSSSKSLPQQISDTLAQRITSGLLQPGTRLPSVRGLASSLKVSQVTVSKAYAELESHGHILCSQGKGCFVAARPHNEQDSGSAWQDGYDDFLPRAQLWRNFDYSAVQYPFHLAAIHSELLPLQFIGAAMSALVTGQPELMATYGNFQGDAELREVMCRHLHSRGVEVQASDVMITSGTQQGIDLVARTFVGPGDTVYLEGPSYTGAIDVFAGRGAEMIFVPMDSEGMRIDVLTRLCDKRPPKVIYTNPTFQNPSGVTMSIARRQRLLELARSYRCLIVEDDPFSDLYFHKPPPPPIKSMDEEGHVVYMKSFSKVIAPGCRIACVAAGGNILSRLIAAKSASDLGSPLLNQRAVLPFISRRYDAYAKQLRTLLRGRMEAAVKLLKRYAPPGVIWNVPEGGLNLWLQLPDAEGIGKLHARAEQAGISFLPGDVCYSGEIPSRNIRLCYSQMKEADMKEGLRLFLELLTEHLKAGRQA, encoded by the coding sequence ATGCACATTGATTTAATCCGCAGCAGCAGCAAGTCCCTGCCGCAGCAGATCAGCGATACGCTGGCTCAGCGTATCACCTCCGGCCTGCTGCAGCCGGGCACCCGGCTGCCTTCTGTACGCGGTCTGGCCTCCTCGCTGAAGGTCAGCCAGGTCACGGTAAGCAAAGCCTATGCGGAGCTGGAGAGCCATGGTCATATCCTCTGCAGCCAGGGAAAAGGCTGCTTCGTTGCTGCGAGGCCGCATAATGAGCAGGATTCCGGATCCGCCTGGCAGGACGGGTATGACGACTTTCTGCCGCGGGCCCAGCTCTGGCGCAATTTTGACTATTCAGCTGTGCAGTATCCCTTTCATCTTGCAGCCATTCATAGCGAGCTTCTGCCGCTGCAGTTTATCGGGGCTGCGATGTCCGCGCTGGTAACCGGCCAGCCTGAGCTGATGGCCACCTACGGGAATTTCCAGGGTGATGCCGAGCTCCGTGAAGTGATGTGCCGGCATCTGCACAGCCGCGGAGTGGAGGTCCAGGCTTCGGATGTGATGATTACGAGCGGTACGCAGCAGGGGATTGATCTGGTTGCCCGGACGTTTGTCGGTCCCGGGGATACGGTATATCTGGAGGGGCCCAGTTATACCGGGGCGATTGATGTTTTTGCAGGACGCGGAGCGGAGATGATCTTTGTCCCCATGGACAGTGAGGGAATGCGGATCGACGTGCTTACCAGGCTCTGTGACAAGCGGCCGCCTAAGGTCATCTATACCAACCCTACCTTTCAGAATCCGAGCGGTGTAACGATGAGTATAGCAAGAAGACAGCGGCTGCTGGAACTGGCCAGAAGCTACCGCTGCCTGATTGTCGAGGATGATCCGTTCAGTGATCTTTATTTTCACAAGCCGCCCCCGCCGCCGATCAAGTCGATGGACGAGGAGGGCCATGTGGTTTATATGAAAAGCTTCAGCAAAGTCATTGCGCCGGGCTGCCGGATCGCCTGCGTAGCTGCCGGAGGCAACATCCTGTCCAGACTGATCGCCGCCAAATCGGCGAGCGATCTCGGCAGCCCACTGCTGAATCAGCGGGCAGTCCTGCCGTTCATCAGCCGCAGGTATGATGCTTATGCAAAACAGCTGCGTACCTTGCTGCGGGGAAGGATGGAGGCAGCTGTAAAGCTGCTGAAACGCTACGCCCCGCCGGGAGTTATCTGGAACGTGCCGGAAGGCGGGCTGAACCTGTGGCTGCAGCTGCCGGATGCAGAAGGAATCGGGAAGCTGCATGCAAGGGCAGAGCAGGCAGGGATTTCCTTCCTTCCGGGCGACGTCTGCTACTCCGGTGAGATTCCCTCCAGGAACATCCGGCTCTGCTATTCCCAAATGAAGGAGGCCGATATGAAAGAGGGGCTCAGGCTGTTCCTGGAGCTGCTGACAGAGCATTTGAAAGCCGGCCGTCAGGCGTAA